TGCGGAGAAGATCGGAAGCTGCGAGGTCGAAGAGGTTCCCTCATCTGCAGCATAGTTTTGTGCGGTCCTGTTTCTTCGTGGGCTGTTACCAAAATAACACACTTTTCTCCGATCAGCCCTGAGGAAATGGCTGGCATCATCCGGGCGCGAGGATGTGAATGTTCCCTACGCGCACCCTTTCAAGCCCCGCTATTCTGGCGGTGTCCAGGCACCGCATGGCCAGTGACCTCGGCGTGAACGGCATGTCTCTCATGTGGAACTGCGGATGGAACGCGAGCAGCGAGTACGGGATTCCTGGATTGAGGGATGCCAGGAACTCCGCTATCGCTCTCACCTCCTCCTCGTCGATGTATCCCGGAACCAGAAGCGTGCTCGCGATCACGAGCGGCGGCACCCCTCTCCTGTCCATCATCTCCGCCGCGGCGGATATGTTCTCCAGGGTTCTCCTGTTTGAGACCCCTGTAAGAGCCCTGTGAAGGTTATCATCCATCGCCTTGAGGTCGAACTTGATGCATCCGCCACTGATGAGAGAGAGTTCGAGCATCTCTTCGAGAAGATGGCGATTCATCGATCCGTTCGTCTCCCAGCAGATCCGCAGGATATCACCTCTCGAGTCCAGAGCCATTCTGGATGCTCTCAGAGCGAACGGCAGCTGCGGTGCCGGATCGCCGCCAAAGTAGCAGATGCATGAGGTTCGTTCATCCACACTCTCCACCAGCTCTCGTACATCAGTCGTCCATGGGCGGAGCGTCTCGTATCTGAACTGCCAGTTCTGGCAGTAGAGGCAGTTGAACGTGCATGCGTGGAAGAATACTGCCAGGTTCTTGTATCCGATCTCTGGGCCATTTGAATGTGCGTACTTCGGATACCCGGCGCCCGTCCCGCCCGCGCAGACCCAGTCTCCGACGCAGTTTGTCGGGAGCGGATCGTGGTACCATGATAGCTTTCCCTGTGTGGGAGTGACGCCCCGCAGCTCTCCATCAACATTCATCCGCAGACCACAGTAGCCCATGCCTCCAGGAGGTATTCTGCATTCATTTGCACATATGCTGCACAGAACTCCATCCGGATCGCAGGGGATCTCTTCCGGGAGCCCATACGCAGCCCTGCATCTCCTGTGCGCCATCATCGCCAGCTCGAGAGAATCCTCCGGCCGGGATCTGATGCAGCGCAGGCAAACCCGCAACTCCTCGGAAATCAGGCTCGAGGTCGCTCCACACAAAGAACAGCGTGCCATGGCATCTCCTGTGCATCAGATTGATCATCATAGTATATTATGATTAGTATCGGCATGTGCCTTATTCATCGATCGATCCGCGATCTCAGCACGGTTCGACTCATGAGGGAGATCATCCTCTCACTCCCATGCAGTGCTGTGGTGAATAATTGAGAACTAAAAGATCGATCGCTATCGATTTTTACTATAATTGTAATTTGTATGAATTGGGTTTCTGCCATCAGGTTCTCAAACATCATTCAACACAGCATCATGCAGAAAAAATTTTTATATTTGGAAAGAATAACTTCTGCCCATGGATGATCTAGTGCTGAGCTATCAGATGCTGATAAAGGCAGTGTTCAATGCAACTGGTGCTCGCAGCTCAATATATCCAAACGATTATAGTTATACTCCTATACCAATGAGGTCTGTCAGAGCTGTGCTTGGCGCTTTCAGGCCGGAGCCACAGGGCTCAGACCCATCCGGAGATATCAGTGCGAGGAGGCTCTGGTACATGTTCAGGGAGTACAACCCGAGATGCGCATGCTCTCTCATCAGGCTCTCCTCGCCGAGATCGATGGATATCGTGGGGGTTGTGACTCTTGAGGATGTATCGTACGCTCTTCCCTCCCGCAGGCTTGGGGATGAGATAATGCGGGCGGATCTGATGCTCGATGACATCGCTGAGGGCGCGGGGAACCTCTGGTGCATCGGCACGGGCTCTCCATCAGATGCCGGCGTGAAGGGGCGCGCTGAGGAGGTCGAAGAGGAGGGCGGAATAGAGATGACACTGATAGAGCCGCTGACAAAGCAGATCTTCAAGAGGAGCTGGGGTGGCACATTCGGGGCGGAGGACTGGCCCGTATCCAGCATAAAGGCGTTTGCCGTCTGGTTTTAGATGGATGATGCGGATATAATTTTATGAATTTTAATAATATTATCTGACCAGCATTTTGTATAATTGTTGGCAGTGAACCATGACATCTGGCTGATTTGCATCTCGGTAATGTATTTGCTCACGCTCTTATGTATTCAGCAACTTGAAGTACATGCATACTGGTTGCTGAATGCACTCATACCCTCGGAAGGAACGCATAGCGTGACTGGTGCCTCTTTGGGCCAAGTTATCAGATGGATAAGAGCGTTTGCTCAATATGTTGAGCGTGCTTGATTTACTGATCAAGTGAAGCTGCTATGGCAGAGTCGTTCATCCAGAGATCCGTCGAGAGGGCAATTTAGCTCAACGTATTGAGCATGTTCTCGGTAATTCAGTTGTTTTTAGCATCGAAGCATCAGGATGCATCAGGTCATCCTGAGAGGTAGTAGATTATAAGTGGCAGCATCAGAACGCCCATAGCATGCGTTTTTCTTATGCCTGCAAGGTGTGGGACGAGGCCGATCAGTGTGGAGATGAGGAATATGAAGATCCCGAACGCTCCTGTGAATATGAATGCTGTCAGGGCAAGCGATCCGAGAACAAAGATCGAGAGGTTCCTGTAATCGATCTTTGAGAGGAGCGTTCCAGCGATGCAGGCGAGCCATACTGTTGTCATGTATGATACGAGCGCTATGGCTGTCGCTATTACCATCATGGCATAGAGCTGGCCTGCATCGAGATCGATGAGCTCATTTATTGCTGCAGCAGCTCCGCTTCTCGGCCTGCCTATCACCACCAGGGCCACCAGTGAGAGCACTGCGCATGAGGTGTTGACACCTGATACGGATACAAGAAACTCTCTGGCAGACTGATCCTCATCCTCGATGCCCCTTACGAGCCTTGTGAGCATCGTCGCCACTGCGGGTGAGACTCCGGGGATCCAGGCGATCAGCGAGCCTGCAGCCCCTCCCATAATAATGGATCTCACGAGAGGCGCCGCTGGAAGATCGAACCCCGTGTCCCGCTGCTCTGCCATCTCGGTTGACGAGAATATGCTGAGGATCAGGGAGGATGCGCCGAAGATTCCACTGAGCAGGGGGAGAAGCACATCCGGATCAAGTCCCAGGGGAGATGAGAGATGATCCTGGTTTTCAAAAGCAAAGATCCCCAGGAGGCCGCTCGTCAGGAAGACCGAGAGCGCGAGCGCCCGTCTCTTCATGGTCTTATAAAGACCTGGATCGATGTCGCGCTCTTTCATTATCATCATTCCAGCTATGCCCAGAAGGATGAGCCCGATATGCTCCATCAGGAGATCGTAGTAGCTGCTGAAAAGCCAGGAGAGAAGTGGTACTAGCGACAGTGCGACCAGGACGGATCCGGCTGAGCCCATAGCAGATAAACGCACAGCCTCTATGCCCCTGCCTCTGAGCATGAGCCTGTGGCCTGGCAGCACTGCAAGCACGGTATCAGAATCAGGAGCGCCGACGAATACGGTCGGTATGGCATCCAGGAACGTCTGGGATATGCTGGCAGCCAGGATGATCACAGCCACGTGGTAGGGGCTGAGGCCCAGCTTCATCATCGCAGGCGATGCCCCAAGGAGTATCGCGGCGAAGGTGTTGACATGAAGCCCCGGTATCAGGCCGCTGATCACTCCAAGCAGGAAGCCAAATGCTGCGCAGGGCACAACGTAGAGATCCATCTCGATCACGCCATACGCTCATCAGCATGCAGATGGCAGGACGTTTATGCGACCGCATTAGAGCTCGGACGGGACTCCGCGAGCCGGTGCGCTCTGCCGACCTGAGGCAGCAGCTCGTTGCAGCCACCTGCGAGAGCCTGCCCACCCGCTGATGATTCGCTACACACTGGAGATCCGGGAATGTAAATGTCTCGGTTCAGCCGTGTTGATTTGGGGGAGTGAATGGGCTTTCGCGTATCCCCTTCAAGGGTCGTAAAGCATGTCGCTCTTAGCCATCTGATAACTTGCCCGAAGAGGCACCAGTCAAGCTGTGCGTTCCTTCCGAGCGAATGAGTGCATTCAACAACCAGTATGCATGTACTTCAAGTTGCTGAATACATAAGAGCGAAGCATGTATGTCTGCGTATGCTCACCTCCGCAGGATCTGTCTTTCATGCATGTTATCTCTTCTCAAAAATGCCTGAACACATCAAAACTTTATAATATGACAGGCACATCAGCCCCGCTGAGCATGTCAGATCAAGAGATCGATCGCGAACTGGCCTTCCAGATACTGAACTCGCTCGGCCAGGGTGTTGCTGCGTCGAGGATTGTGGATGGACGGTGGATAATCGAATATGCGAACCCGGCCCTTGCCCACATGCTTGGAGTTCCAGTGAGCGAGATAGTGGGTAGATCTTTTGAGGAGTTCCTGCATCCCGGTGACATTCCGAGGCTTATTGAGAGCAGGGCGAAAAGGCTCGAGGGTCTCACAACCAGCTATGAGGCGAGGTTGCTGCGAATGGATGGCTCGATCGTGCCGGTGCTCATCACGGGCGCTCCGAGAATTGCTGATAACCGGCCGGTCGGTGGCATAGTGGTGGTAACGGACCTCACCGATTACTACTCGGTTCTGAGACAGCTTAAAAGCTCCGAGCGCAGGCTCATGGATATCCTGGAGTTCATGCCGGATCCCGCCTTCGGCATGGACATGGATGGGAGGGTGATCATCTGGAACAGGGCACTGGAGGCACTCACCGGCGTGAGAAAGGAAGAGATGCTCGGAAAGGGTAATTACGAGTGTGCGATTCCGTTCTATGGTTACAGAAGGCCGGTGCTTGCAGACCTTGTGCTCCATGGATACGACGAATCCATCTCCAGGGAGTACAGAAACCTGCAGCGAGAGGGCGACGTGCTCACCGCGGAGGTTTTCATACCCACGTTCGGGCCAGAGGGTTCGCATCTGTGGCTCAAGGCCGCGCCAATATACGATTCAGAAGGCAGGATCGAGGGAGCCATAGAGGTGATACGTGACATCACAGAGAATGTGAAGCGTTTGAACGCTCTGAGGCTGAGCGAGGCGCGGTACAGATCGATCGTGGAGGACATGCCATTTCTCGTATGCAGATTTGATCATGATGGTGTTCTCACATTTGTCAACGAGAACTACTGCAATTACTTTGGATTCAGAAGAGAGGATATCGTTGGCAGATCGTTCCTTGAGATGATACCTGAGGACGAGAGAGAGGCGGTTCTCGAGAGGTTCAGAGGCCTGACCCGGGAGAGGCCGTATGTGACGTATACGCACCGCGTTAAGAGAGGAGAAGAGATACGATGGCAGCGATGGACCGACAGAGCGATATTCGGCCAGAATGGCGAGGTTATCGAGTACCAGTCTCTGGGTGAGGACATCACAGCTGAGAAGAACATGGATGATGCGCTGAGGGAGAGCGAGCACAGGTTCAGGGTGCTGGCAGAGAGCACCGCTGCAGGCATAGCGATCATGAGAGACGAGCGGTTTGTGTATGTCAACAGAGCCGGAGAGGAGATGAGTGGCTACAGCAGGGACGAGCTGATAGGTGCGCCTGTATGGATGGTGGTCCATCCCGAGGATGCAGCATGGCTAAAGAAGATGTACTCGCGGAAGCTCCGCGGAGAGCCGACGCCACCGAGATACGAGTTCAGGATAATCACGAAAAACGGAGATGTCAGATGGGTGGAGTATGCATCCGGCACACTGGAGCTCGGCGGGGAGATGGCATTGATTGGCACACTCATCGATATCACAGAGAGGAGGCAGGCAGAGGAGGAGCTGAGGAGGTTCAAGGATTCGCTTGAGCAGCTTGTTATGGAGCGGACGGCAGAGCTGGAGAAGAGGAACGCGGAGATGGAGCGGTTTGTGTACACGGTGTCCCACGATCTCCGGAGGCCGCTGATCACAATAAGCGGGCTTGCGGGTCTTGCAGAGCTCGATCTCGTGAAAGGGGATTTGGAAAAGACGAGGGAGAGCCTGAGGACCATCATCCGATCTGTTGAGAGGATGGACATGCTCCTGAGCGACATCCTTGAGCTCACCAGGATAGGCCGGGTGATCAACCCGCCTGAGGATGTGCCGTTCGAGCTTTTGGTAAACGATGCGGTCGACCAGCACGCTGAACAGATCAAAAATAGAGGCGCCGAGATAAGGGCGGCAGAGGGGATGCCGATGGTCCGTGTCGATCGCGAGAGGCTCGTCGAGGCTCTGGTCAATCTGATCGACAACAGCATGAAGTACGCAGGGAAAGATAAGAGGCCCATGATCGAGATATTCCACAGAGATGGCACCTTCTGCGTCAAAGATAACGGAATAGGAATACCGGAGAACCAGAGGGAGAAGGTCTTCGATCTCTTCTACAAGGTCGATCCGAAGAGCGATGGCACCGGGGTTGGGTTGACGATCGTCAAGAGAATCATCGAGGTCCATGGCGGGAGGATATGGATAGAATCGGATGGCTGCAGCTGGACCGCCTTCTGCTTCACGCTGCCTGTGGTCTCGTGAGATAGCACGCATCAAAGGGTGATATGGTTGAGGAGAATCGAGATCGACATACAGGGTTTGGGCAAAGCCATCGCGGAGCTTGATGGGAGGAATCCGAGAACTGCCGAGGCTGTTTGGAATGCGCTGCCGATCGAGGGAAGGGCGATGCTCTGGGGCGAGGAGGTCTACTTCGAGACGACTGTTGAATGCGATGATGAGAATGCATCTCCATCTTCGAGCCCTGGCGATCTCTCCTACTGGGTGCCAGGTCGTGCGATATGCATCTTCTTCGGCAGGACACAGCCTTACTCTCCGGTGAATCACATCGGCAGAATCTCTGAGGGTCTTGAGATCTTCCCGGAGGTAAAAGAGGGCGCTGAGATCGTTCTCAGAAGGGCCCGGTAGAGACATCGAGAAACAGAGATGTGCAGCTCCGAGCGAGGTGGAGGGATCTGTGGCCGGAGGACTCCTGTTTGATGTCGTGGTGGGCACAGCAACCGGAGCGCCTCGTTAAATTCCATGGCAGGGTCTGGCATCAGACACAGTCTGCTGGGCGATGAGAGATTGTGCGTTGGTCGACCTCACAGCTCTATCCTGACCCCAAAGAGGCGCTCGAACCTGTCGAGCTTTGCCCTCGCTCTGTACAGGTTCTGGCGCACGTAGGGTCTCCCCTCCTGGAATGCGATCATATCTCTTATCTCAGCTGGGGTGAAGACCACCTCCAGGCGCTCCTGGGGCACCTCTGAAACCCTCAGAGAAGCTCTCGCAGGCGCACGCTCCTCTGCTTCATCCACCACAAGCGGCATGTCCTCTATCCACGACCAGTCATCGCCGTAAACCATGAGCAGAGTTCTGGAGCAGGCACTGCACCTGGCCGCGACCATCCATCTGCCTGCCTGTCTGTAGTACCCCAGGCTCAGCAGATCGCCATCGCAGGCTGTGCAGATGCCCACGCGGTTCTGCGCTCTCGATACCGGCGATAGCTTCGTATCATCCAGCAGAAGGTCCGGTTCTCTGAAGAGTATCAACTTGAAGCCAGCACCTCTTCCATGCTGTGGATTCCAGGCGGTGCCCTTACAACCCATCTTGCAGCCCTCAGGGCGCCTGCGGCAAAGGCCGACCTGCTGTGCGCCTGGTGTTTGATCTCTATCCTCTCTCCCGGACCGGCGAAGAGCACGGTGTGGTCTCCCACAATATCTCCAGCCCTGACAGCATGCACCCCGATCTCCCGCCCCCTTTCACACATCCCCTCTCTGCCGTACCGGATATCCTCTATCCCGAGACATCTTCTCAGTATCTCAGCGGTTCTCATCGCAGTCCCGCTGGGGGCGTCCTTCTTCCTGCGGTGGTGCGCCTCTATGACCTCCACATCGTAATCGCTGAGCGATCTGGCTGCCATCTCCACAAGCTTCCAGAATATGTTGACTCCAAGGCTGAAGTTGGGCGAGATGACAGCAGCGATGCCTGCGCTCTTTATCGTATCCTCTATTATGGAGAACTGCTCCTCAGAGAAACCTGTCGTGCCGACGACAAGAGCCACTCCGTTATCAGCAGCTGCGTGGATGTTATCCAGAGCTGCAGACGGCACCGTGAAGTCGATCAGCACATCGGGATGCGACTCCCTGAGAACCCTGCGGACGTCCCCTGCAGCGGAAACACGAACATCTCCGAGCACAGGCTCTCCGATCCCCACGATATCGATCGCAGCCACGAGCTTCAGATCCGGAGAGTTCCTGATCTCATCGATTATGAGAGATCCCATCCTCCCCTTCGCCCCGGTCAATGCAACATCCGTCATCTCATATCGCCCGTCAGGTCTGACATCTTTGTGAGCACATCCCTCAGCTTTCTCTCGTTCTCCTCAGACATCGGAGCCAGCGGAAGCCTAAGAGGGCCTGCTGCCATTCCCATCATGCGGTATGCGGTCTTCACCGGTATCGGATTCGTCTCCAGGAACATCGCACGCACAAGGGGCGCAAGCCTGTAGTGAAGCTCACGCGCCTTTGCGATATCTCCTTTCAGGAAGGCCTCGACCATCTCCACGGTGGCGCGCGGGGCTACATTTGCGACCACAGAGACAACACCGGTTGCCCCAAGCGCCAGCATCGGCAGCGTGAGATCGTCGTCTCCTGAGAGCACCGAGAAGTTCTTGCCCGATGTTAGCTCTATTATCCTCGAGACCTGCGTCAGGCTCCCGCTCGCCTCTTTTACAGCAACGATATTGCTGATCTCAGCGAGCCTGGCCACAACCTCGGGGCGGAGCTCGACACCTGTTCTTTTAGGAACGTTGTAAAGAACTATGGGGATGTCAGCGGATTCCGCTACCTTCTTGAAATGCTCTACCAGACCCCGCTCGTTCGGACGGTTGTAGTAGGGTGTTATGAGAAGAGCAGCATCTGCCCCGGCATCGGCAGCATGCCTTGTCAGGTCTATCGCCTCTGATGTGTTGTTGGATCCTGTCCCCGCCACTACCGGCACCTTGGAGCAGTCGACCACTATCTCGACCACCCTCTTGTGCTCCTCGTGGCTCAGAGTTGCTGATTCGCCGGTGGTGCCGCACGGAACTATGCCGGAGATGCCGGTCTTTGAGAGAATCTCGACGTTTCTTCGCAGGCCATCCTCGTCCAGAGATCCATCGTCCTTGAAGGGGGTTATGATCGCGGGAAATACCCCTCTAAACATTGGACTCAACCTCTGATCTCAGGGTCGCCCTCTGCTCCAGCAGCCTGGTGATGTATCCAGCTATTCTGTTCCTTATCGCCTTGTTCTGCACGTTCGTGTAGGCTGTGACCTTCTCCTTGTTCTGCTCAAAATCGGTGGTGAACTCGCCCTCGTATGTGCTCATGAGTTTTTTCGCAAAGTTTTTGATATAGCTCGGCTTTACGCATCCCATCCAACTCACTCCAGACAGCGGTCTTCTCCTAGTATGAGGCATCGATTTATATCTTCCTATCGTTTTCCGACCGCTCTCGAGAGCATGATCGCCACGGTGGCCACAGAGACGGCATCTCTGCCAAGGATGCGTACCATCGGCTCCTTTCCCACCCCTCCAGCATCCCAGATGATATCAGGCACTGCGCCCAGCCGCTCTATCGCCCTTGCCGTCCCCCAGCTCATCGTGCTCTCGCCAGGCGGCTCCTCGCCCCTGTCGAAGCTCGATATCCTGAGACCCATGCGCGAAGCCTCTGAGAGAACATCCTCGCCCAGCCTGATATTCATGGCCGCTCTGATCGAGGGATCGAAGCGCATTGCTGCCAGCACGACCCGCGCGATGTGCCTGCTTGCGCCGAACCTGATGCATCCAGAGACGTGAGCCCGCCTGCCGGCTCTCACGATCCTGCCCTCAACAGCTGCGACATCACCCTCTGAGCGGGCTCCAGGTATTGCCATTCCGATGTTCGATCCGACCTCAGGTATGAGCCCTACGAAC
The Methanothrix sp. DNA segment above includes these coding regions:
- a CDS encoding radical SAM protein, which encodes MRVCLRCIRSRPEDSLELAMMAHRRCRAAYGLPEEIPCDPDGVLCSICANECRIPPGGMGYCGLRMNVDGELRGVTPTQGKLSWYHDPLPTNCVGDWVCAGGTGAGYPKYAHSNGPEIGYKNLAVFFHACTFNCLYCQNWQFRYETLRPWTTDVRELVESVDERTSCICYFGGDPAPQLPFALRASRMALDSRGDILRICWETNGSMNRHLLEEMLELSLISGGCIKFDLKAMDDNLHRALTGVSNRRTLENISAAAEMMDRRGVPPLVIASTLLVPGYIDEEEVRAIAEFLASLNPGIPYSLLAFHPQFHMRDMPFTPRSLAMRCLDTARIAGLERVRVGNIHILAPG
- a CDS encoding tripartite tricarboxylate transporter permease — translated: MDLYVVPCAAFGFLLGVISGLIPGLHVNTFAAILLGASPAMMKLGLSPYHVAVIILAASISQTFLDAIPTVFVGAPDSDTVLAVLPGHRLMLRGRGIEAVRLSAMGSAGSVLVALSLVPLLSWLFSSYYDLLMEHIGLILLGIAGMMIMKERDIDPGLYKTMKRRALALSVFLTSGLLGIFAFENQDHLSSPLGLDPDVLLPLLSGIFGASSLILSIFSSTEMAEQRDTGFDLPAAPLVRSIIMGGAAGSLIAWIPGVSPAVATMLTRLVRGIEDEDQSAREFLVSVSGVNTSCAVLSLVALVVIGRPRSGAAAAINELIDLDAGQLYAMMVIATAIALVSYMTTVWLACIAGTLLSKIDYRNLSIFVLGSLALTAFIFTGAFGIFIFLISTLIGLVPHLAGIRKTHAMGVLMLPLIIYYLSG
- a CDS encoding PAS domain S-box protein, yielding MSDQEIDRELAFQILNSLGQGVAASRIVDGRWIIEYANPALAHMLGVPVSEIVGRSFEEFLHPGDIPRLIESRAKRLEGLTTSYEARLLRMDGSIVPVLITGAPRIADNRPVGGIVVVTDLTDYYSVLRQLKSSERRLMDILEFMPDPAFGMDMDGRVIIWNRALEALTGVRKEEMLGKGNYECAIPFYGYRRPVLADLVLHGYDESISREYRNLQREGDVLTAEVFIPTFGPEGSHLWLKAAPIYDSEGRIEGAIEVIRDITENVKRLNALRLSEARYRSIVEDMPFLVCRFDHDGVLTFVNENYCNYFGFRREDIVGRSFLEMIPEDEREAVLERFRGLTRERPYVTYTHRVKRGEEIRWQRWTDRAIFGQNGEVIEYQSLGEDITAEKNMDDALRESEHRFRVLAESTAAGIAIMRDERFVYVNRAGEEMSGYSRDELIGAPVWMVVHPEDAAWLKKMYSRKLRGEPTPPRYEFRIITKNGDVRWVEYASGTLELGGEMALIGTLIDITERRQAEEELRRFKDSLEQLVMERTAELEKRNAEMERFVYTVSHDLRRPLITISGLAGLAELDLVKGDLEKTRESLRTIIRSVERMDMLLSDILELTRIGRVINPPEDVPFELLVNDAVDQHAEQIKNRGAEIRAAEGMPMVRVDRERLVEALVNLIDNSMKYAGKDKRPMIEIFHRDGTFCVKDNGIGIPENQREKVFDLFYKVDPKSDGTGVGLTIVKRIIEVHGGRIWIESDGCSWTAFCFTLPVVS
- a CDS encoding cyclophilin-like fold protein, with the protein product MRRIEIDIQGLGKAIAELDGRNPRTAEAVWNALPIEGRAMLWGEEVYFETTVECDDENASPSSSPGDLSYWVPGRAICIFFGRTQPYSPVNHIGRISEGLEIFPEVKEGAEIVLRRAR
- the dapB gene encoding 4-hydroxy-tetrahydrodipicolinate reductase; its protein translation is MTDVALTGAKGRMGSLIIDEIRNSPDLKLVAAIDIVGIGEPVLGDVRVSAAGDVRRVLRESHPDVLIDFTVPSAALDNIHAAADNGVALVVGTTGFSEEQFSIIEDTIKSAGIAAVISPNFSLGVNIFWKLVEMAARSLSDYDVEVIEAHHRRKKDAPSGTAMRTAEILRRCLGIEDIRYGREGMCERGREIGVHAVRAGDIVGDHTVLFAGPGERIEIKHQAHSRSAFAAGALRAARWVVRAPPGIHSMEEVLASS
- the dapA gene encoding 4-hydroxy-tetrahydrodipicolinate synthase: MFRGVFPAIITPFKDDGSLDEDGLRRNVEILSKTGISGIVPCGTTGESATLSHEEHKRVVEIVVDCSKVPVVAGTGSNNTSEAIDLTRHAADAGADAALLITPYYNRPNERGLVEHFKKVAESADIPIVLYNVPKRTGVELRPEVVARLAEISNIVAVKEASGSLTQVSRIIELTSGKNFSVLSGDDDLTLPMLALGATGVVSVVANVAPRATVEMVEAFLKGDIAKARELHYRLAPLVRAMFLETNPIPVKTAYRMMGMAAGPLRLPLAPMSEENERKLRDVLTKMSDLTGDMR
- a CDS encoding 30S ribosomal protein S17e is translated as MGCVKPSYIKNFAKKLMSTYEGEFTTDFEQNKEKVTAYTNVQNKAIRNRIAGYITRLLEQRATLRSEVESNV